A stretch of DNA from Enterococcus gilvus ATCC BAA-350:
CATCTCTCCTCTTGAATGTTCTATTTATTAAGCAAAAAACTCTTCTTCACTAACTTCCTTATTGGGTAACGGTGCGACGATCTGCATCGCCTCTCTGGCTGAAGCAATCAGTTGTTTCAACCGTTCTTCTGTTAATTGATCTCTATTTAAGATGACCTCTAATACTAAAGATAGATTAAATCCCGCGATGATTTGAACCTCTTTTCCGACACTCTCTAGCAACACTTTCTGATTCACGCTGCCGCCAAATAAATCTGTAAAGACGATGGCTGCTTCTCCATTCAAGGAACCAAAAAATTGCTGCAGTTGGTCATCGATCGAAGGTTCCTCCTCAACATAGGCGGATAAATAAGTGATCGTCTCGTTGGGAATAAATAATTCCAATGTACTTTTTAAGCCTTTAGCAAACTTTCCATGTGTAGCGATCGCAATCTTTGTCATGCTATCCCTCCTTCTCACTTTATTAAAAGCAATTCCTGTGCCAATAATTTGATCCCTGTAAAATCAAGCACTGTTAAGCACAAAAAAATAGTGCTTAACGAAACAAGCACTATTTTAAGCAGATATTAAAAATGCATTCTCAACAATTCATACATCAAAGACAGCTCATAATCATCGACCGAAATATTGTATTTCTTCTCCACCGCGTAAAAAATGTTTTTAGAAACGTCGTAAAATTCCTTTTTCTCCGTCCCTAACTCTTCTGGTAAATTTTCTTCTTCAGTATTCACCATCAAACGCTCGATCATCAAGGCAATGTGCATGGAAATATTCAGCAAGTCGCGACCTGCCAGCTTCAGCTCATAATACTGTTCATATTTTTCAACGATTTCCTGGACCTCCTGGATCACGATTTTAGGATTCAGGAATTGAAGACGCGCACCGATCCCCTCCAAGGTGAAGAATTGCAATAGCTGTTCTAGCAATGTGCTGCAGTTTTCTTCCGTTTCCCCATTTTGCATCAGAGAACGCTTCAGTTCATCCGCTCCAGTTTGCTCCATCACGTCATAAATATTTACTATCGACAGCCCTTCAAAAGACTCAATGTCGGTGGTCGTTAAAATCAATTGCGTATTTGAGAAATACTCCAGGTCATGGGAATTTAACGTATGCTTCAAATCTTTATAATCCATGGTGATGATCTCGGTTTCCTCATGCAAGCAGTGCGTCATGATCCGCTTGATCTCCTCAGACAATCCTACACCGGACATACAGGAAACAATGATGTTTTTATTTTGCGAAATGCCCTCATAATACTGAACATTCGTCAGCTCCTTGTAGCCCTCAGCCTTCGCCGCGATTTCTTTGAAGGATAGCTGCTGCTGCACCTTCAGGCCAATATCCAAAGCCATCGCTGTCGTTACATTATTGATCACCATCAAGTCTGCATCGGAATGCTTCTTGATTTCCTTATACATCTGGCTCAAGGACCCCATATCAAAAAGAAGAATGACCTCTTGATGCTGCTTGGTCTGTTTTTGGATAAACTTGGTTACCTCTGAAATGATCTGTTGGATGGAGGCATCGATCGGCATATCAAAGGCTTCAAATAAATAGTTCTGACAAAGATTGTTGACGACCGCTTGAATGCTGGATGCCATACTTCCATGGGATAGTAACAAACAAAGGAATGGGACCCTTTCGATCTCATGGGATTCCTCCCCAATCAAAATAAACAGAAATAAGCAAATCAGATAGTCGATGCCTTCTGAAGGTAGCGTCATTGAACTGCTTAACCCATCAATAAATTCACCAATCAAATAAAAAGATCGCGGGTATCGTTCCTTGACAAGCAGGATCACATCCGTCTTCAGCACTGGCTTTTCACTCGATTCAACAAACAGGTACAAGATCAATGCCGCTTGCTGCAGCGATTCTTCACTCAATGTTGAAAAAATACCATAGCGCCCACGATGCAGAACACTTTGATGTCGGAGCTTCTCCAGATAGCTCGCCACGATCAAGGTCGTTAAATCAGAATGATCCAACTGCCTTCGGATTTTTTTGATCTCCGTTTGAATCAAAAAGCGGCATTCGTTGATTTCTGTGATTTTTTCTGGAAGTAAAACAGCCTCCAGTAACTGCACCAAACGGTTCTCAAAGAAATGATCGATCGTCGAATCGCTATTCGTTTCATTTGAGATCTGGATCGTCCCTTCTTTTTCCGAACCGATAGTGATCGTCGTCTGTTCTTTTTGCTCCATAAAAGCGCGAGCACACTGAAGGCGAACACGATTTTTTAAATCTCCTAGATTCCCCTTATACGGACGGTTCACTAATTGAAACAATTCCGACAAACTAAGAGTGAAATGCTTTTCTAAATTTTTTGACTCTTCTATGAAATTACTTAAGGTAATCTTCAAGCGTTCATGAATGGGTCGCTCATGAAACGCTGGCAAATGAACGACCATCGGAACTCTGCGACGAAAAGTACGCAACAATGTGTCATCTAAAGATTCTGTCGTTGCGAAAATAAAACGCACATTCACTTGAATCGCTTGGTCCTTTTCTCCCAAGGGGTAATACTTCCCTAAATCTAATAAGGTGAATAACTTCTCTTGATTCTCACTATTCAAGCGATGCACCTCATCTAAAAAAAGGTAGCCGCCATCCGCCTGCTTTACCAATCCTTCGGTATCCTGATCTGCGCCCGTGAAGGCCCCTTTACGGTATCCAAATAAAACAGAAGAAAGCAGCTCGGGATTATTGGCGTAATCGGCACAATTCAACGTCACAAATCGCCCCGTCGTCTCGATGACTTCTTGACTGATCGCATAATCGTGGATCAATGTAGCCAGGTAACTCTTCCCCACTCCAGATTCGCCAGTGATCAAAACCGGGAAGCCTTTCGGTGGATAGGTTACTGCTGCTTTGCATTGATCGATCTCTTCCTTCAGGCTGCCTTCAGTCCCTATAAACGCCGAAAATGGATCAGCGGACGCTTTCTTTGGCAGCCAATAAACAGGACGCGTCCCATATTTGCTGACTAATCCCTCTTCCAAAAGCTGGGATAAATAAGTCGTTACGACATTTCTGCTCAAACCTGTACTTTCAGCGATCTCTGAAGTAGTGACTTGTTTCTGCTGTATAGACAGCTCTTCTAAATGATCGTAAATCACGTATCTTGAACGCTTCATTTCATCACCTCTGACCACTTTTTTCAGTAATGATCTTTCTCACTTTAACACTTCTTCTAGTTAAAAATTAAAAGACCCTTTAAAATCAATTAGAAGCAATCGAAAGAAAAATGTCAAGTGAAGTTCAAAATTTTCTCTGATCGAACCTCTCTGAAGGATTGATAATTGATTCTTAATTAGATATAATTTCCATATAGAAACTATTTAAGGAGTGTTTTACATGTCGAATCTAAAAGCGGCTTTGATCCAACTGCAATGTGAATTTGTCGCGGAGCGGAATCGTGTCAATCCTAACGGTCTTTCTTGGCTGCAATACGATATCTTGCATTTATTGCAGCAAAAAGGACCGGCCTCTCCTTCCCAATTATCTGAAAAATTGCAGATACGTCCCTCCAAATTTTCCAAAGCGGTCAAAGAGTTAAAGGAAAAACACTATGTCACGCAAACCATCAGCGAAGAGGATGGCCGTGGATTACGGACACAGATCTCCAACACTGGCTTGACTTTTCTTGATTCGATCGATGCAGGACATTCCGCGCTCTATGAAACGGCGATTGAACATCTTTCTCCCGAAGAACAGCGGTGTTTCACTCAGTTAGCGAATAAACTAAGCTCTGCTCTCGAACAGGAAAGGACGCGAAAGGAATGACAAAAGCCATCACGATTCATGGTGCCAGAAGCAACAATTTAAAGAATGTCTCTGTCTCCATTCCAAAAGGAAAAATCACCGTCGTTACAGGACTTTCCGGTTCAGGGAAATCTTCTCTTGTCTTTGATACTTTGGCTGCGGAGTCGCAGCGCTTATTGAATGAAACTTACTCTAGTTACATCCAGCAGCTTCTCCCCCACTATGAACGGCCCATCGTCGATCGCTTAGAGAATCTGCCCGTGTCCATCGTGATTGATCAAAAGAAAATCGGCGGAACTATTCGCTCAACGGTGGGAACGGCTACGGACATCTACGCGTCGCTGCGATTGCTTTATTCTCGAATCGCCCGCCCCTTTATCGGGTATTCCATGATCTACTCTTTTAACAATCCATCAGGGATGTGCCCGGTCTGTCAGGGAACCGGCGAGCAGCTTGTCTTTGATTACTCGCAGCTTCTTGATCTGGATCGCTCGTTAAACGAAGGCGCGATTCAATTTCCGACATTTCAACCGGGTGGCTGGCGGTTGACGCGTTATACAGAGTCAGGCTATTTTGATAATCAGAAAAAATTAAGTGAATTTTCTACTGCTGAGATGGAAAAATTACTTTACGATCCAGGCAGTAAGCCTGAGCATGCGTCAGAAAAATTTCCTAAGACGGGGCTCTATACTGGCGTGATCGACCGCATTCAAAAGACCATTATTGAAAAAGGGGCCAAACAATATCAGAAAGACATTGATCGGGTAACCACAACCACCGAGTGTCCAGAATGTCAGGGCTCTCGCGTCAATGAACGCGTGCGCTCAGCCAAGATAAATGGGGTTTCGATTGCGGAGTGCGTGAAGATGCCTATTCAGGATTTATTGAATTTTTTGAATACGATTGAAAGTGACCAAGTGGCGTCGATTTTGAAGGATTTAAGAAATCGTTTGGGGACCATGCTTTCGGTGGGATTGGATTATTTAACGTTAGGAAGAACGACTGGAACGTTATCTGGCGGTGAATCGCAGCGTTTGAAAATGACGAAACATTTGAATAGTTCTCTTTCTGATGTTCTCTATATTTTTGACGAGCCCAGTGTCGGTCTTCACCCTGAAGATATTCTCGGTATCAACAACATCTTTTTATCCTTGAAGAAAAAAGGCAATACGGTCGTTATAGTAGACCACGATCCCGACACGATCAAACTGGCGGATTTTATCGTTGAGCTCGGTCCTGGAGCCGGAAAAAATGGCGGAAATATCACGTTTCAAGGAGACTTTTTAACGTTTTTACATTCCGACACGGTCACAGCAAAAGTTTTTAAAAAGACTCATGTCTTTAATACAAAAAAACAAACGTATTCTGACTTTTTTACTTTAGAGGATGTGAGTGCCCATAATATCAACCACCAATCGGCTAAACTTCCGAAAGGAGCGTTGACCGCTGTTACGGGATTGGCAGGGTCTGGGAAAAGTACATTAATCCGAACGCTTTTCAAAAGGAAGTATCCTGAAGCTGTCAGTTTCGATCAAACGCCTATTAGAGGAAGCAACCGGTCGAATGTATTGACCTATCTTGGGGTATTCGACACGATCCGACAGTCTTATGCAAAAATCTCTGGACGGTCTGCTTCCCTTTTTACCTTTAACGGCGCTGGTGCGTGCCCTGAATGTAAAGGAAAAGGCTATATCACTTACGATCTGGCGTATATGGGAGATGTTCGACAGGAATGTGAGAAATGCCAGGGAAAAAGATACAATCAAGAAGCGCTGTCCTACCGTTGGCAAGGGTACACGATCGATGAGCTATTTCAATTGACTGTTTCAGAAGCAGAACAACGCCTCTCGATCCCCGAGCTTTCCTCTTGCTTGAGGGTTCTGAGTGAAGCAAATTTGGGGTATATGACTTTAGGTCAAAGCTTGGATACGTTGTCAGGCGGGGAACGCCAACGTTTGAAGATCGCGGCGATGTTGTTGAAGCAGAAGGCAGCGGATTCCTCGATTTTTATTTTTGATGAACCCAGCACAGGGCTTCATGAAGAGGACATCACTCATTTACTGACGCTTCTAAACAAACTAAAGCACAATGGAAATACCGTGATCGTTTTAGAACACACGCTCTCCATCATCAGTCAGGCCGATTGGATCATTGATCTCGGTCCACGCGGCGGGACGAATGGCGGGCAGGTTCTTTTTCAAGGATACCCTTCTGACCTGTTGAATTGCGATCGTTCCTATACCGCCAAACATTTAAAAAACTATTTGAACCAATAAAAAAGCGAGGGTTGAATCGTCACTTAAAGTGATCTCAGCCCTCGTTTCGTTTATTTTTCTAATACATAATACTTTGCGTTACTTTGTTTTGTACTCTGTAAAACAAGGTTTGTTTGTGTTTCTGTTGGGTAATAATTGGCGGTGAGCACCGTTTTTCCGCCATTCACAAAGATTTCGCAGGTGGAGCGGTCAACGAAAAGAGCCAATTTCAACGATTCATTCACAGGGATTCTGCTTTCTCGTGTCTCTCCAAATTCTGGATCGAGGGGATACTGTGTTTTGCTGCGATCGAGTTGGAGCGTTCCTTTTGCCGTATCGTAGCTCAAAACGAGCGCCTGCTCACCAGTCGAATCCGAAAAGATGCGAATGCTTCCTTGACAGTCTGCCGGAATAGCTACTTGCAGCTCATAGGTATTGGTGGTTTCTGTGACATTTTTTACCATTGCCGCCAAATCAAGTACCTCTTCTGATTGCCGCAAATAAGTGGTTTCGATCACCGGGTATTGATAGAGTTTTCCTTCTCGGATCGTCAGCTCTTTTACCAGACTCAAGCTGTGTGCCCAACCTTCTTCAAAGGTCGGATAGTGCATTTCCGGCAAACCGATCCAGCCGACACTCAAACAACGGCCGTCTGGATCAGTAAACGCTTGTGTCGCGTAGAGGTCAAATCCCTCATCTAACACCCGCTGCGTTTGCGGATTTTTTAGTTCATTAGTGGATTCTAAGTAGTCTTCCGCCAAAATATACGTGTTTGGATAAATATTTTGATAATTCAAGCTCTTTTTGTCCAGTCCCTGCGGACACAGCAGCAAGAGCGTTTTCCCCTCTAGGAACAGCAGATTAGGACATTCCACCATAAAACCTAGATCTTCGTCAATTTTCATTGGTCCTTGATACTCCCACTCCGTCAACTCCTTACTGCTGAATACCAGCACTTCCCCTTTTTCAACGGTCGTCTGACCACCGATAATCATGAGATAGCCTTCTTTGTAACGGATGATCTGGGGATCTCGAAAATGAGCGGTGATTCCTGCAGGCGGCTGATCGATCAAGGGGTTCGATTCTTTCTCGATATTCCCATCCGCAGCCATCCAGGCACCTAATTGGTAGCTCTGGCGCTCCCATGCCTCATCGCGAACATTTCCTGTATAGGCCAAAAATAATTCTTCCCCCACGGGTATCCCGCTGCCAGAATAGGCCCCATGAGAATCATACGAGCTCGATGGCTCAATGGTGCCTTCTTCCGATTCCCAATGGATCAGATCCTTCGAAGCGACATGATGCCAAGACTTCAAGCCATGCACAGGGCCAAAGGGAAAGGACTGATAAAACAAGTGCCATTTCCCATTGAAAAAGCTGAACCCGTTTGGATCATTTAAAAGACCTGTTTCCGGTTGAACATGGTAATTCAGGCGCCAAGTGGATTGCTTGACGCAGGTTTCTACTTTTTTTATATAATCGTCGTCCCACTCTCGGTACGGGCGGTAACGCATTTCTTGTGTCCATTCCATCTGGCTGCTCCTACGATCCTAAAATTGGCAATACATAATCTTGGTTGTATTCCAATCCGGAGATTTTTTCTTTTGAATCGGTGATGATCACCATGACGGTTGCATCTTTGCCATGTTCAGCGATCATCTTCAAATTAATAGACCCGATCGCTTGCCCTTGTTCCACCCGTTCGCCTTCTTTGATCGTAAGTGTAAAGGGAGCTCCCTTCAATTCAACGGTATCGATTCCTAAATGAAGCAGTAATTCCATGCCGTCTTCTGTTACGAAGCCGATGGCGTGCTTCGTAGGCGCAATCATTTTTACGGTTCCAGAAATAGGCGCCTTGATTGTTTCTTTGTTTGGTAAAACTGCGAAGCCTTCCCCCATCATTTTGCTGGCGAATACTTGATCGTTCACCTCTGTAATAGGGATGATTTCTCCTTCAATGGGAGAATAGACTTTGACATTTTTCACGCTTCCTTGTGTTTTGGCGACTTTTTCAGTCGGTTCACTCTTTTTAATCACAATCACATTCGTCAAGATAAACGCTAATACAAAGGTCGCGATCCCGACGACGACATACGTGATCACCTGATACGGATCGTAGATATACATCAAGGGTGACAGTAATACGGCTAACCCATAACTATTGGCTTGAATCCCTAATAAGGAAAGAACCATTCCGCCGATTGCTGAACTTCCCAACATCACTAAGATCGCTTTCATTCCCGTGCGCATCACGACACCGAATAAGGCCGGTTCACTGACCCCAAGCATTTGAGTGATCGTCGCTGAGACCCCTGCTGTTTTAACAGAAGCATTTTTCGTTCGTAAAGCGATCGCCAAACACACCGCCGCATTCGCAAAACCATACATCGCGCAAACTGTGATCAATGGATTGAAGCCTGTCGTCGCGATCAGAGACGTTTCGATCATGATGAACATATGATGCATCCCTGTCATTACGGCGATCGGGTACAAGAAACCGATGATCAAACCGCCGATGCCAAATGGCAAATGCAAGAAGAGTTCAATGACCTTGACCGCCTGCCCTTCAAAGGCGTGAACGATCGGACCTAAGACGAATAACGCAACAAATACAGAAACCAAAATCACGACAAACGGCGTAAAGATCAGATCCATCGCATTCGGCATGACCTTACGTAGTTTTTTCTCAAGCGTTGCACCGATCATCCCGGTGATCAAGGCGGTCAAGATCGACCCTTGATATCCGACTAATGGGATCACCCCGAAAGCCATGATCGGTTCTGCTGTTCCGCCTGCGACCGCATAGGCATTCGGCAGAGCTGGAGACACCAGCATCAATCCAATCAAGAAACCAATGATCGGCAACCCGCCAAACTTCTTAAATGCCGACCAACAAATAAACGCCGTCAAGAAACCAAAAGCCGTATCTGTCAAAACAGTCACTGAGGCACTCAACCACTCTGGGATACTGTTTGGCGTCAGCCCCATCGCATGAAGAACGGTTTCATTAAATAGAACACCCTTTAATCCAAGAAAAAGGCCCGTCGCGCCAAGAATCGGGATGATTGGAACAAAGATATCCGCAATATTTCGTACGGCCCGTTGCAACGGAGACGAATCGTCTTTTGCCATTTGATCTTTGGATACTTCATCAAACGCGTAGATCGATTGCAACGCATCATACACTTTATTGACGATCCCTGTTCCTAAAATAATCTGGTATTGCCCAGCATTGTAAAAGACCCCTTTGACTTCTTCGACTTGCTCAACTTGGCTGTCATCAATAGCTTTGCGGTCCTTCACCTGCAAACGCAGACGGGTCGCGCAGTGCGTAGCAGAGACAATGTTGTCTTCTCCTACGACTGCGACAATTTTTTTAGCGATCTCTTGATAGTTTGTATTAGTCATGGTTTCCACCCTTTCTGATGACAACCGTCTGATACGGTTGCAGCATATATGTGCCCTCCGACTTCCTTAGCTCGGGGTAATTGTTCAACAACACATCACCTGAAGCGACGATTGTCTGCTCCTGATTGCTGAGATTGACAAACACTTGAATCGTTTCTTCGCCGATGCGTTCATAGCCTATGACCGCATCCGCCGTTTCCACTGGTGAGAAGGCGCCATAGATCAGTGTTTTACGATAAGCTGAGTGATTTCTCAACTGAATCATCTGTTGATAATAGGAAAAAATCGAGTCTGAATGATTCATTTGATCCGCCGCATTGACCGCTGCCTGATCCCCCGTCAATTTCAACCAAGCATTGCCTGATTTATTGAAGCCGGCATTTGTCGAAGCATCCCATTGGAACGGCGTCCGGTTGTTGTCTCTTGAACGCTGATTGACAAAGGTCAAGGCCTCTTTTTCAGAGAACCCTTCTAATAATGAGCGATGGTAATTATCGATGCTTGAGACATCATTGAAATCATCGATCGTTGTTCGCTGAAAGTTTTTCATGCCGATTTCCTGTCCTTGATAGATAAAGGGTGTGCCTCGTAAAAAGAAGAACAGTGTCCCTAAAGATTTAGCGCCAATCTCGTTTTGATACGTTTCATCCGTAATGTATTTCGATAAGGACCGCGGCTGATCATGATTTTCTAAAAAGTTTGCGCCCCACCCGCTTGACTGGATCGCCGACTGACTTTTGAATAGCAGCTCTTTTAGATCTTGCGGCTGCCAATTCGTTCGGCGGAACCATTCACTGCCATTTTCTACATCGATATCGGCATAATGAAAGTCAAAAATCATATTGAAATAGCCGTCTTCGCCAATGTACTGATCGTACTGCTCATAGGGAACACCTGGTGCCTCACCGACACTCACGCATTCATAATTTTGAAAGGTTTCACGATTGAGCTCTGCTAAAAATTTTTCGATTCCTGGACGATTTCTCGTTTTATTCTTCACGCTGCCTAACCCATCGCTGCCATCGACCGGGACATCGCCGTAATCTTGATCTTTTTTTACAAAGGTGATGGAATCAATCCGAAAACCTGCGATCCCTTTAGACAGCCACCAATTGATCATGTCATAAATTTCCTGCCTCAACACAGGATTTTCCCAATTTAAATCCGGTTGTCTTTTATCAAAGGTATGGAAGTAATAGGTATTTTCTTCATTTGGAACAGGCTCCCAAACACTGCCGCCGAAAATCGACCGCCAATTATTCGGCGGGTTGCCGTCTTTCCCCTTTTTAAAAATATAGTAGTCACGGTATGGACTCTCCGCATCTGCCAACGCCTGCTGGAACCATTCATGCTCATCCGAGGAATGGTTCACCACAAGATCCAGAATAAGCTTGATCCCTCTCGCTTTTGCTGCTTCGATCAGTTCCGTTAAGTCCGCCATCGTGCCAAATTCTTTTTGGATACCTTTATAATCAGCTATATCGTAGCCATTATCAACCATTGGCGAAGTAAAAATCGGACAAATCCACAACATGGTCACACCAAGCGCGTCTAAATAGTCCAGTTTTTGTGTGATCCCTTTGATGTCACCGATCCCATCTCCATCACTGTCATAAAAACTTTTCGGATAAATTTGATAAACGACTTCTTCCTTCCAGAAATTCTGAGCTTCCTTCTTCAACGGTGTATCCTTCAATATCATTTCCATGAATTTCTCTCCTTTTTGTGGTATCGATACCACATTTCTTTCAAAAAAATCTGCTTAGGCAGATTTCCGTATAATCAATTTTAATGCCAATTCTGTTTCATCAAGCTGATAGTCTTTTTCTTCCATTTTGGCGATCAGCCAATTCGTGGATTCTTTCCCTAATGCTTCTACAGGCTGCGCGATCGTTGTCAACGGTACGGCCAGCATTCCTGTGAAGGGTTGATTATCAAAGCCCATGATTGCTAAATCTTCCGGCACTCGTTTGCCCTTTTCGAGATAACGTTCCAAAATACCGCTCGCCACCTCATCACTACTAGTAAAAACAGCGTCGGGGCGGTGGTCTTCTGGTAAGGACAATAGCTTGTCCGCCACTCGCTTTCCGTCCTCGATCGTATGGACTTGCTTAAAGATCCAGTCGATTTTCATTGAAAGCTGATGGCTACTTAACGCCCGTTCAAATCCTTCGGTCCGCGAATTTCCGTGCCCGCCTCGCGTCAACGTCCCGCCTGTACAGTAGGCGATCTTTTGATACCCTTTTTTTATTAAATAATCCGTTGCTTCAAAGCTCGCAGCCTCCTGATCAGTGTAAACCTGCGGAAGATCCGATCCCGGGATTTGTTCATTGCAGAGAACGATGGGACCATACTCGCGATACGCTTCAATGATTTTGGGATCGCCTTCGATGGAACACATGATCAGGCCAGCGATCACCTGCTGCTTCAGCATCTCAAGCATGTTCGTCTCCGCTTTTTTATCGTCATACGTCTGCATCACCAGCACATTGTAGCCATGGGAACGGGCACTCTTTTCAATCGAATCGACCAAGTGGGAAAAAAATGGATTAACGATACGAGAAACTAAAATCCCGATCATCGTCCCCTTCTTTGAGCGCAATTGCGTCGCCACAGAACTCGGTGTATAATCCAGCTCCGCCATCGCGGATTGAATCCGTTTCCGTTTGTCTTCAGAAATATACGGGTGATTGTTTAAATATCTTGAAACAGTTGAAACAGATAAGCCTGCTTTCTTCGCTACATCTTTGATGGTTGCCAATGTCTCACCGCCTTGTGGTATCGATTTCACAATTATCATACGATGTTTGAAACCGTTTGTCAACTAGAAACTCGAAAAAAATCTCCCTATCTTTCCTTTTTTCCTTCACTCCTAAAATGTATCTAAACCATTTACTTTCCTTTATAATAGAAGCAACTGAAATGGCGTTCCAAAAAAAGCTGCAGAAAGTGGGTTGTAACTTTGAAAAAGGAAGAAGGTAGTTCGTTGGCGATCGGTTTATCTTTGGGGTTGCTGTATGGACTTTTATTCGATAATTTAGCTTTAGGACTAGGACTAGGTGTTGCTTTTGGCGCATCGGGGGTCTTTGTCTCGAAGAAAAGAAAAAAATAAGCGCTATAAAAAGAAGTGCACTCCGAAAATCGCTGCTTTCAGAGTGCACTCTTTTTTTGGTGTTTTTAATTTTCCTGTTCACGATTTTGGGCAAGTTTCTCCGCGAATTGTTGTAAAAACGGCTCATAATCAACCGTTGAAAAATCAGTCACATCAAATTCAACTAGCGTACCCAATTGGAAATGGTTGTATCCTCGTGCTTCAATGATTTCTTGAAAGGCTTCTTGCGTAATCAAGTCATCCGCTTGTGTCCGATCTGCTAACACATCGCCAAAGTGATAGTGTGTCATGATGTGGCTCAAGTGACGGCTTGGCTCAATATCCCGAATTTTTCTTCGGGACCAAAGTTCATCAAAGTCGGCGACTAAGCGAATCGTCACCACCTCATAGCCGTAACGCTGCGCTAAATCCTCTAAATTCCCTTTTTGTTTATCACTGAAGGGATATTCAGAGACTACAAGGCGTTTTCCTGCCTTCATATACAGATCCAAAGCACTGTAATAGAATGCCCACACCTTTTTTTCCAGTTCTTTTTTCTCAACCAAATTTTCAAAACCGATAGTATCAGCGAAGATTTCCTTGCCTTCATCTGGTGTGACTAGGAAAAAATCTCCTAGTACCCGGCGCATTTCGTTGATCAAATAGGATTTCCCAGTTGCTGGACTGCCAGCGATCAAGATCAGATACTTTTTCATTTATTTTTGCATCGCCAACGGACTGTTCACATTCATGAACAAACCGATTTTATGTTTGACGATTTCTTTCACCGCTAAGTTCGCTGGGATCACGTTATGACGAAGGGATTTGTTCACTTCCGTTTCCCCAAAGGATTCCTTCGCCACCTTCGTCCA
This window harbors:
- a CDS encoding PTS sugar transporter subunit IIA, which translates into the protein MTKIAIATHGKFAKGLKSTLELFIPNETITYLSAYVEEEPSIDDQLQQFFGSLNGEAAIVFTDLFGGSVNQKVLLESVGKEVQIIAGFNLSLVLEVILNRDQLTEERLKQLIASAREAMQIVAPLPNKEVSEEEFFA
- a CDS encoding sigma 54-interacting transcriptional regulator, whose translation is MKRSRYVIYDHLEELSIQQKQVTTSEIAESTGLSRNVVTTYLSQLLEEGLVSKYGTRPVYWLPKKASADPFSAFIGTEGSLKEEIDQCKAAVTYPPKGFPVLITGESGVGKSYLATLIHDYAISQEVIETTGRFVTLNCADYANNPELLSSVLFGYRKGAFTGADQDTEGLVKQADGGYLFLDEVHRLNSENQEKLFTLLDLGKYYPLGEKDQAIQVNVRFIFATTESLDDTLLRTFRRRVPMVVHLPAFHERPIHERLKITLSNFIEESKNLEKHFTLSLSELFQLVNRPYKGNLGDLKNRVRLQCARAFMEQKEQTTITIGSEKEGTIQISNETNSDSTIDHFFENRLVQLLEAVLLPEKITEINECRFLIQTEIKKIRRQLDHSDLTTLIVASYLEKLRHQSVLHRGRYGIFSTLSEESLQQAALILYLFVESSEKPVLKTDVILLVKERYPRSFYLIGEFIDGLSSSMTLPSEGIDYLICLFLFILIGEESHEIERVPFLCLLLSHGSMASSIQAVVNNLCQNYLFEAFDMPIDASIQQIISEVTKFIQKQTKQHQEVILLFDMGSLSQMYKEIKKHSDADLMVINNVTTAMALDIGLKVQQQLSFKEIAAKAEGYKELTNVQYYEGISQNKNIIVSCMSGVGLSEEIKRIMTHCLHEETEIITMDYKDLKHTLNSHDLEYFSNTQLILTTTDIESFEGLSIVNIYDVMEQTGADELKRSLMQNGETEENCSTLLEQLLQFFTLEGIGARLQFLNPKIVIQEVQEIVEKYEQYYELKLAGRDLLNISMHIALMIERLMVNTEEENLPEELGTEKKEFYDVSKNIFYAVEKKYNISVDDYELSLMYELLRMHF
- a CDS encoding MarR family winged helix-turn-helix transcriptional regulator encodes the protein MSNLKAALIQLQCEFVAERNRVNPNGLSWLQYDILHLLQQKGPASPSQLSEKLQIRPSKFSKAVKELKEKHYVTQTISEEDGRGLRTQISNTGLTFLDSIDAGHSALYETAIEHLSPEEQRCFTQLANKLSSALEQERTRKE
- a CDS encoding ATP-binding cassette domain-containing protein, with the protein product MTKAITIHGARSNNLKNVSVSIPKGKITVVTGLSGSGKSSLVFDTLAAESQRLLNETYSSYIQQLLPHYERPIVDRLENLPVSIVIDQKKIGGTIRSTVGTATDIYASLRLLYSRIARPFIGYSMIYSFNNPSGMCPVCQGTGEQLVFDYSQLLDLDRSLNEGAIQFPTFQPGGWRLTRYTESGYFDNQKKLSEFSTAEMEKLLYDPGSKPEHASEKFPKTGLYTGVIDRIQKTIIEKGAKQYQKDIDRVTTTTECPECQGSRVNERVRSAKINGVSIAECVKMPIQDLLNFLNTIESDQVASILKDLRNRLGTMLSVGLDYLTLGRTTGTLSGGESQRLKMTKHLNSSLSDVLYIFDEPSVGLHPEDILGINNIFLSLKKKGNTVVIVDHDPDTIKLADFIVELGPGAGKNGGNITFQGDFLTFLHSDTVTAKVFKKTHVFNTKKQTYSDFFTLEDVSAHNINHQSAKLPKGALTAVTGLAGSGKSTLIRTLFKRKYPEAVSFDQTPIRGSNRSNVLTYLGVFDTIRQSYAKISGRSASLFTFNGAGACPECKGKGYITYDLAYMGDVRQECEKCQGKRYNQEALSYRWQGYTIDELFQLTVSEAEQRLSIPELSSCLRVLSEANLGYMTLGQSLDTLSGGERQRLKIAAMLLKQKAADSSIFIFDEPSTGLHEEDITHLLTLLNKLKHNGNTVIVLEHTLSIISQADWIIDLGPRGGTNGGQVLFQGYPSDLLNCDRSYTAKHLKNYLNQ
- a CDS encoding sucrose-6-phosphate hydrolase gives rise to the protein MEWTQEMRYRPYREWDDDYIKKVETCVKQSTWRLNYHVQPETGLLNDPNGFSFFNGKWHLFYQSFPFGPVHGLKSWHHVASKDLIHWESEEGTIEPSSSYDSHGAYSGSGIPVGEELFLAYTGNVRDEAWERQSYQLGAWMAADGNIEKESNPLIDQPPAGITAHFRDPQIIRYKEGYLMIIGGQTTVEKGEVLVFSSKELTEWEYQGPMKIDEDLGFMVECPNLLFLEGKTLLLLCPQGLDKKSLNYQNIYPNTYILAEDYLESTNELKNPQTQRVLDEGFDLYATQAFTDPDGRCLSVGWIGLPEMHYPTFEEGWAHSLSLVKELTIREGKLYQYPVIETTYLRQSEEVLDLAAMVKNVTETTNTYELQVAIPADCQGSIRIFSDSTGEQALVLSYDTAKGTLQLDRSKTQYPLDPEFGETRESRIPVNESLKLALFVDRSTCEIFVNGGKTVLTANYYPTETQTNLVLQSTKQSNAKYYVLEK